One window of the Pseudanabaenaceae cyanobacterium SKYG29 genome contains the following:
- a CDS encoding PRC-barrel domain-containing protein — protein sequence MNTTDEQIRQRSSLLGTQVISQSTARRLGVVTEVWVDMNQRQVMGLTVSERTLPGTTINLGETYFMALEDINILGPDAILVDNDRVLQDYLVSERYTNLLGCEVVTESGEVLGKVRDFQFDPETGDLLYLILASIAIPQIPAQLISTYLLDVNEVIAVGRERIVVTEGMEERLEQLTKGILETLGLGKPPWEQEYEEDYLPPPASISTNALGSGRRENTYPTKPKPTYQREATPSWEEEDNWAEERVPVQPPPKRKRIEPEPPPPPDPDYYETTQQQIQSAWAREVKQPQPEELEEL from the coding sequence ATGAACACAACGGATGAACAAATCCGCCAACGTAGTTCCCTGTTGGGCACTCAAGTTATCAGCCAGTCCACCGCCCGCAGGTTGGGGGTAGTGACAGAAGTATGGGTGGACATGAACCAGCGGCAAGTTATGGGTTTAACTGTGTCGGAACGCACCCTCCCCGGTACAACCATCAATCTGGGGGAAACCTACTTCATGGCGCTTGAAGACATTAACATTCTCGGACCCGATGCAATTTTGGTAGATAACGATCGGGTTTTACAGGACTATTTAGTTAGTGAAAGATACACAAACTTGCTTGGTTGTGAAGTAGTGACAGAATCGGGGGAAGTCCTAGGTAAAGTAAGGGACTTTCAGTTTGACCCAGAAACGGGGGATTTGCTGTATTTGATTCTGGCATCAATTGCTATACCCCAAATTCCTGCCCAACTGATCAGTACTTATTTACTAGATGTGAACGAAGTGATTGCTGTGGGGCGGGAACGGATTGTGGTGACAGAGGGCATGGAAGAGCGGTTGGAACAGCTGACGAAGGGCATTTTAGAAACCCTAGGACTAGGCAAGCCCCCCTGGGAGCAGGAATACGAGGAAGACTATCTACCTCCCCCCGCCTCTATCTCTACCAATGCCCTGGGGTCGGGACGGCGAGAAAACACCTATCCCACCAAACCCAAACCCACTTACCAACGGGAAGCAACTCCAAGTTGGGAGGAGGAAGACAACTGGGCAGAGGAGAGGGTACCCGTGCAACCACCCCCGAAACGGAAACGCATCGAACCCGAACCCCCACCACCCCCTGACCCCGATTACTACGAAACAACCCAACAGCAGATTCAAAGTGCCTGGGCAAGGGAAGTGAAGCAACCCCAGCCGGAGGAACTAGAAGAACTGTAG
- the pruA gene encoding L-glutamate gamma-semialdehyde dehydrogenase: MIATQLEADILRLGTTIINADRSSFWQALRLDDKLMNWAMEQEELRVRLFQLIDCLPSLQSNREIARHLQEYLSSFSHLQSLLNFNLDSPAAAIAANTFATAVSALARRYICGENLREALQTIDRLHKEGMAFTIDILGEAVISQREAELYLQKYLDLMEELRSRLAGEIQVSVKLTAFYANFDPLAPQETKERVSVPIRTLLRRAGQLNCAVHFDMEQYQYKDLTLAILQDICGEEEFRHRSDIGFTLQAYLRDSERDLYNLLAWVKDRGTPITLRLIKGAYWDQETIKAYQQGWTAPVFDAKAETDANFEKLLTILLEHNQYIKAAIGSHNVRSLAKAIVLKEKLGVPHDRFEVQALYGMGEQYMKAIAKMGHRVRIYCPYGELIPGMSYLIRRLLENTANSSFLRQSTKEKRPIEELLAPPAPIATLAQPKVVTFDHFSNTPNTDYTQAAARQKQQEAIAKVKQLFKQTYLPLINGQPVETKEYSPSVNPSRYEEIVGMVGMASLEQTDRALAVAQKAFKDWKHTPVQERADILRRCADIMEQKRYELSAWVMWEVGKPIREADAEVSEAIDFCRYYAKEMEKLNRPLTRNVPGEENLYLYQPRGIAVVISPWNFPLAIAMGMCSAALVAGNTVILKPATQSAVVAAQIAQVLQAAGLPPGVFTYLPGKGAEIGSYLVRHPAVHLYAFTGSQEVGCSIYAEAAVLRPGQRHLKRVVAEMGGKNAIIIDESADLDQAVVGVVHSAFGYSGQKCSACSRAIVLETIYDRFLERLIAATQTLIVGEAHLPSTQVGPVIDAHSQGKIQSYIAMAAKAITAAPVPDFGYYISPTIVPDLDPASPIAQEEIFGPVLGVIKASSFERALEIANNTAYALTGGLYSRTPSHIQRAKTDFEVGNLYINRGITGALVDRHPFGGFKLSGTGTKAGGKDYLLHFLEPRAISENLQRQGFAEISLES, encoded by the coding sequence GTGATTGCTACGCAACTGGAAGCAGATATTCTCCGCCTTGGTACGACAATTATCAACGCCGATCGTTCTTCTTTCTGGCAAGCCCTGCGCCTAGATGACAAGTTGATGAACTGGGCAATGGAACAGGAGGAACTGCGGGTGCGATTATTCCAACTGATTGACTGTCTGCCCTCTTTGCAGAGTAATCGGGAGATTGCCCGCCATTTGCAAGAGTATCTGTCTTCTTTCTCCCATTTGCAGTCTTTGCTTAACTTTAATTTGGACAGCCCAGCAGCAGCTATTGCCGCTAATACCTTTGCTACCGCAGTCTCAGCCCTAGCCAGACGCTACATCTGTGGGGAAAATCTACGAGAAGCGCTGCAAACGATCGATCGTTTACACAAAGAAGGGATGGCTTTCACGATCGACATTTTGGGGGAAGCGGTCATCAGTCAGAGAGAGGCAGAGTTATATTTACAGAAGTATCTGGATTTGATGGAGGAGTTGCGTAGCCGTCTGGCAGGGGAAATCCAGGTATCGGTCAAACTGACGGCTTTTTATGCCAACTTTGATCCTCTGGCACCCCAGGAGACGAAGGAGCGGGTAAGTGTACCAATTCGCACCTTACTGCGACGGGCGGGTCAGCTAAACTGTGCGGTCCATTTTGACATGGAACAATACCAATACAAGGATTTGACCTTGGCGATTTTGCAAGACATCTGTGGGGAAGAAGAGTTTAGACACCGATCGGATATTGGTTTTACCCTGCAGGCTTATCTCAGAGACAGTGAAAGGGATTTATATAACTTATTAGCCTGGGTGAAAGACAGAGGTACCCCCATCACGCTGCGTTTGATCAAAGGGGCTTATTGGGATCAAGAAACTATCAAAGCCTATCAGCAAGGTTGGACTGCCCCGGTGTTTGACGCCAAAGCAGAGACAGATGCTAACTTTGAGAAATTGCTGACAATTCTGTTAGAGCACAACCAATATATCAAAGCAGCAATCGGTAGTCATAATGTGCGTTCCCTCGCTAAGGCGATTGTCCTGAAAGAAAAACTGGGAGTGCCCCACGATCGCTTTGAGGTGCAAGCCCTCTACGGTATGGGGGAACAATACATGAAAGCAATTGCCAAGATGGGACATAGGGTACGGATTTACTGTCCCTACGGGGAGCTGATTCCGGGGATGTCCTATTTAATTCGACGGCTGTTGGAAAATACGGCAAACAGTTCCTTTTTACGCCAGAGTACCAAAGAAAAACGACCGATCGAGGAATTACTGGCCCCGCCCGCACCTATCGCCACCCTTGCCCAACCCAAGGTAGTGACATTTGATCACTTTAGTAATACCCCCAACACTGATTACACCCAGGCAGCCGCCAGACAAAAACAGCAGGAGGCAATCGCTAAAGTTAAACAACTGTTTAAGCAGACCTATCTCCCCCTCATCAATGGTCAACCTGTCGAAACGAAAGAATATAGCCCCTCAGTCAATCCGTCCCGATATGAAGAGATCGTTGGTATGGTAGGCATGGCCAGTTTAGAGCAAACCGATCGTGCCCTTGCTGTTGCCCAAAAAGCATTTAAGGACTGGAAGCACACCCCTGTACAAGAGCGGGCAGACATTCTCCGCCGCTGTGCCGACATCATGGAGCAAAAACGCTACGAACTCAGTGCCTGGGTGATGTGGGAAGTGGGCAAACCCATCCGTGAAGCCGATGCGGAGGTCTCAGAGGCGATCGATTTCTGTCGCTATTACGCCAAAGAGATGGAAAAACTCAATCGTCCCCTCACTCGTAATGTTCCTGGGGAAGAAAACCTCTATCTCTACCAACCTAGGGGTATTGCCGTAGTAATTTCGCCCTGGAATTTCCCCTTAGCGATTGCCATGGGGATGTGCAGTGCCGCCCTAGTGGCGGGAAATACAGTCATTCTCAAACCCGCTACCCAGTCAGCGGTGGTGGCTGCCCAAATTGCCCAAGTTTTGCAAGCAGCGGGATTACCTCCTGGAGTATTTACCTATCTCCCCGGCAAAGGAGCGGAAATCGGTTCCTATCTTGTCCGTCATCCTGCAGTTCATCTCTATGCTTTTACTGGCTCCCAGGAAGTAGGGTGTTCTATCTATGCGGAAGCAGCGGTTTTACGCCCTGGGCAACGGCACCTGAAACGGGTAGTAGCCGAAATGGGGGGCAAAAACGCCATCATCATTGACGAAAGTGCCGACCTCGACCAAGCGGTAGTGGGGGTAGTCCATTCTGCCTTTGGCTATAGCGGGCAAAAGTGTTCCGCTTGTTCTAGGGCAATTGTCCTAGAGACGATTTACGATCGCTTTTTAGAACGCCTCATTGCTGCCACCCAAACCCTCATAGTTGGGGAAGCCCATCTGCCTAGTACCCAGGTTGGTCCAGTTATTGATGCCCACTCCCAGGGCAAAATCCAGTCCTATATTGCTATGGCGGCAAAAGCAATTACAGCTGCCCCTGTCCCTGATTTCGGTTACTACATCAGCCCCACGATCGTGCCCGACCTCGACCCCGCCTCTCCCATCGCCCAGGAGGAAATTTTTGGACCCGTTTTAGGGGTGATAAAAGCTAGTAGTTTCGAGCGGGCGCTAGAAATTGCCAATAACACCGCCTATGCTCTTACAGGGGGACTGTATTCCCGCACCCCCTCCCATATCCAACGGGCAAAAACTGATTTTGAGGTAGGTAATCTTTATATCAATCGTGGTATCACAGGTGCGCTAGTCGATCGGCATCCCTTTGGTGGGTTCAAGCTGAGCGGTACGGGGACAAAAGCGGGGGGCAAGGATTATCTGTTGCACTTCCTAGAACCTAGAGCAATCAGTGAGAACTTACAGCGTCAGGGATTTGCGGAGATTTCTCTTGAGTCGTAA
- the surE gene encoding 5'/3'-nucleotidase SurE — protein MRILISNDDGIFSPGVLALAEAIACDHEVTVVCPDRERSATGHALTLQEPLRVDSIKGLFSDKITAWACSGTPSDSVKLALDALMPERPELVLSGINRGANLGTDVLYSGTVSAAMEGVLEGLPSIALSLTSFASLEFTAAATFAQSLVRYISQHPLPEPLLLNVNIPAIAPQDICGVRITRLGIRRWRDVFEKRVDPRGKTYYWLSGEVVEEEAAEDSDIQAIRNNYITITPLKYDLTLETGIDSLHTWLKSTNLDSLTLC, from the coding sequence ATGCGCATTTTAATCAGCAACGACGACGGTATATTCTCCCCTGGGGTGCTAGCCCTAGCCGAAGCAATCGCCTGCGACCACGAAGTTACCGTAGTCTGTCCCGATCGGGAGCGTTCCGCTACTGGGCATGCCCTGACTCTACAGGAACCCCTACGGGTAGACAGTATCAAAGGACTATTCTCTGACAAAATAACTGCCTGGGCTTGTTCTGGTACCCCCTCCGACTCCGTGAAACTAGCCCTCGATGCCCTCATGCCCGAACGACCGGAGCTAGTGTTATCGGGAATCAACCGTGGTGCCAATTTGGGTACCGATGTCCTTTACTCTGGCACTGTGTCAGCGGCTATGGAAGGCGTACTGGAAGGCTTACCGAGTATTGCCCTGAGTTTGACCAGCTTTGCCTCGTTGGAATTTACAGCTGCGGCTACCTTTGCCCAGAGTTTGGTGCGATACATCAGTCAACATCCCCTGCCAGAACCCCTACTACTCAATGTCAACATCCCAGCAATTGCCCCCCAGGATATTTGTGGTGTCCGCATTACCCGCCTAGGTATTCGACGCTGGCGGGATGTCTTTGAAAAGCGGGTCGACCCCAGGGGAAAAACCTACTACTGGCTGTCAGGGGAAGTAGTGGAAGAGGAAGCCGCCGAGGACAGCGACATCCAAGCCATCCGCAACAACTACATCACCATTACCCCCCTCAAATACGACCTCACCCTAGAAACGGGCATAGATTCCCTCCATACCTGGCTCAAGTCTACCAACCTTGATAGCCTCACCCTATGTTAA
- a CDS encoding iron uptake porin: MARLTFVTVTSLVMASSAMAVAQAQTVTQNNDSILIRNISRDPLSRPKAGNPSNISQVTSVSELSDVRPTDWAFSALQSLVERYGCIEGYPNRTYRGNRALTRYEFAAGLNACLDKINEIISAGLADKVSKEDLATLQRLQEEFAAELAAIKGRVDALEKKVDTLEKQQFSTTTKLAGTVLFVPAFATSAVGGSVGRDRNSNFVLGARVRLNFNTSFTGRDLLRTRLQFGNVTTFNSATVGTNMARLGFDLDTSGNFQIDDLWYRFPIGDSITAFIGVNAMDLDDVLDPVSRIASSDTGAISRFHRFDPLMFRGPEGAGLGLQFKVSEAFDINLAYLVPSGAVAQATGQAGLTNGDYSASIQLLFKPSRDLKLSALYSRRFDARGVNLTASTSTGFAANPFNADTSADVYGFAFDWAVARGFTLGGNISFANARSEAAPNRGATADLLTWAVNVTFPDLFGSGNLGAIAFGQPPRVTSTSLPAAANVDARGTSYNLEIFYRYRVSRNINIQPGVFFVFNPDSNNANNTLVVGVLRTTFSF; this comes from the coding sequence ATGGCAAGACTAACTTTTGTGACTGTAACGTCCCTAGTAATGGCATCCTCGGCAATGGCAGTTGCCCAGGCTCAGACTGTTACCCAGAACAATGATTCTATTTTGATTCGCAACATCAGCCGCGACCCCCTTAGCCGTCCCAAGGCTGGTAACCCTAGCAATATTTCCCAGGTAACTTCTGTTTCGGAACTGAGTGACGTAAGACCCACAGATTGGGCATTTAGCGCCTTGCAATCTCTAGTAGAGCGGTATGGCTGTATTGAGGGTTATCCCAATCGTACTTATCGTGGTAATCGGGCGTTAACCCGCTACGAGTTTGCCGCTGGTTTGAATGCTTGCTTGGACAAAATTAATGAAATCATCTCGGCAGGGTTAGCGGACAAGGTGAGCAAGGAGGACCTGGCTACTCTGCAGCGTTTGCAGGAGGAATTTGCGGCGGAGTTAGCTGCTATCAAGGGTAGAGTAGATGCTCTGGAGAAGAAGGTTGATACGCTGGAGAAGCAGCAGTTTTCTACTACCACTAAGCTAGCGGGTACTGTCCTATTTGTGCCTGCTTTTGCTACCAGTGCGGTTGGGGGCAGTGTAGGTAGGGATAGAAACTCCAACTTTGTTTTGGGGGCAAGAGTGCGCCTCAACTTCAACACTAGCTTTACGGGCAGGGATTTACTCCGCACGCGTCTGCAATTTGGGAATGTCACTACCTTTAACAGTGCCACGGTGGGTACAAACATGGCACGCCTGGGCTTTGACCTGGATACCAGTGGTAACTTCCAAATCGATGACCTGTGGTATCGTTTCCCGATCGGGGATTCCATCACTGCCTTTATTGGCGTGAATGCCATGGACTTGGATGACGTTTTAGACCCTGTCAGCCGCATTGCCAGCAGTGATACGGGGGCGATTTCTCGGTTCCATCGTTTTGACCCCCTGATGTTTCGTGGTCCAGAGGGGGCAGGTCTTGGTCTGCAATTTAAGGTTAGTGAGGCTTTTGACATCAATCTGGCTTATTTGGTGCCTTCGGGGGCAGTAGCCCAGGCAACGGGGCAAGCTGGTCTCACCAACGGTGACTACTCTGCTTCGATCCAGCTACTATTCAAGCCGTCGCGGGATTTGAAACTCTCGGCTCTGTATTCCCGTCGCTTTGATGCGCGGGGTGTCAACTTGACTGCTAGCACTAGCACTGGCTTTGCTGCTAATCCCTTTAATGCTGATACCTCTGCTGATGTGTATGGCTTTGCCTTTGATTGGGCAGTAGCGCGGGGCTTTACGCTGGGTGGCAACATCAGCTTTGCTAATGCTCGGTCTGAGGCTGCTCCCAACCGCGGTGCGACAGCTGACCTGCTGACTTGGGCTGTCAATGTCACCTTCCCCGACCTGTTTGGCTCTGGTAATTTGGGAGCAATTGCCTTTGGTCAGCCTCCCAGGGTAACCAGCACTAGCTTACCTGCAGCTGCTAATGTGGACGCAAGGGGTACTTCCTATAACTTGGAGATTTTCTATCGCTATCGGGTATCCCGCAACATTAACATCCAACCGGGTGTGTTCTTTGTCTTCAATCCTGATAGCAACAATGCTAACAATACCCTGGTGGTGGGTGTGCTGCGGACTACTTTCTCGTTCTAG
- a CDS encoding ribonuclease R: MQFSVAQILEACSEDKLVAPKALEKKLGIDSEEEVTYLQIALEALEKSGILEKDRGKYRRVSEDGLLEARLRCSSKGYCFAVQEVEGAEVIYIRENKLSSAWHGDKVLVKVTKDGMRRRNPEGEVKLVLERTNNRILAKLKATPQGYRAMPLDNRLNVEIELLPYPNLEHHLDRLVHIEIVRYALGNLPPLAQITRVLGQDSSTSQEQELVSCKYNLPGALPEHVTGLINQVPKLTPNRLDWRQRRVVQLGEALISIERERQGWEIGVHIPDVATYIPLDSPLDLVARERGRAYWLGEQVIPMLPQLPPLQQPERLCISVLMHLNEGGEMVWFEIHPTLVRVTADAEPVLANLEASRRAVENYLAAVVLDIDMPWGEQGDEGVLGVIVTRSPLQGLVARLLMMANRAIALHFKALGLPALFYSQPEPDPDRLTDWLNLLQEWGVPPTDSRRYLSQIQQVSNPTQQNILKQLFINLLRPGEYGLQPQPHYGMLLAGRDTPYCHAVLPQYRYPDFLNQHLLHLLFNEGRDRRSSRSKEGVDLRSSRCHGQISWSVLPPETERQFRNLVESLLPTLNQQEQQAYKSALELEALRKILLVQPYVGKTVYGIITAVHKYRFFVSLEDSLAEGLVHVSSLKDDWYEFQTHPHNKRGRALVGKRSGKQYTIGDRVEVLVRAVDYYRQQVDLTIPRTGTIADTAEAEEEDYDPEEILDE, from the coding sequence ATGCAGTTTTCCGTTGCACAGATATTAGAGGCATGTTCTGAGGATAAGTTAGTTGCCCCCAAGGCATTAGAGAAAAAGTTAGGTATTGATTCGGAGGAGGAAGTTACCTACCTACAAATTGCCCTAGAAGCCCTAGAGAAATCCGGCATCCTAGAAAAAGACAGGGGGAAATACCGCCGTGTCAGTGAAGATGGTCTATTAGAAGCCCGATTGCGCTGTTCGAGCAAGGGTTACTGTTTTGCTGTCCAGGAGGTAGAAGGGGCAGAGGTCATCTATATCCGCGAGAACAAACTCAGTTCCGCCTGGCATGGGGACAAAGTCCTTGTCAAAGTCACGAAAGACGGGATGCGGCGGCGCAACCCCGAAGGGGAAGTCAAGCTAGTTTTGGAACGCACTAACAATCGTATTTTGGCAAAGCTAAAAGCTACTCCCCAAGGCTACCGTGCTATGCCCTTGGATAACCGCCTCAATGTGGAGATAGAACTACTCCCCTACCCCAATTTGGAACATCACCTCGATCGGTTAGTGCACATTGAGATTGTGCGCTATGCCCTGGGGAACTTACCGCCCTTGGCGCAGATCACACGGGTGTTGGGACAGGACAGCTCTACTAGCCAAGAGCAGGAACTGGTAAGCTGTAAGTACAACCTGCCTGGGGCTTTACCTGAGCATGTGACGGGGCTAATTAACCAGGTACCCAAGCTGACCCCTAACCGTTTGGATTGGCGGCAACGGCGAGTTGTGCAACTAGGGGAAGCCCTCATATCCATCGAGCGGGAACGGCAGGGCTGGGAAATTGGTGTGCATATCCCCGATGTAGCAACTTATATTCCCTTGGACTCACCCCTGGACTTGGTGGCACGGGAGCGGGGGCGGGCTTACTGGTTAGGGGAGCAGGTAATTCCTATGTTGCCCCAGTTGCCGCCGTTGCAACAGCCTGAGCGTCTATGTATTTCTGTCCTTATGCACCTCAACGAAGGGGGAGAGATGGTCTGGTTTGAAATCCACCCTACCCTAGTGCGAGTGACGGCGGACGCTGAACCAGTTCTGGCAAACCTAGAGGCTTCTCGGCGGGCGGTAGAAAATTACTTAGCAGCGGTGGTACTTGATATAGACATGCCCTGGGGGGAACAGGGGGATGAGGGAGTACTGGGAGTGATAGTCACTCGATCACCCCTCCAGGGACTAGTTGCCCGCCTGTTGATGATGGCAAATCGCGCTATTGCCCTGCATTTTAAGGCATTGGGCTTACCAGCCCTGTTTTACAGTCAACCAGAGCCAGACCCCGATCGCCTCACCGACTGGCTCAACCTCCTGCAGGAATGGGGTGTGCCCCCAACAGACAGCCGCCGCTATCTCAGCCAAATTCAGCAGGTCAGCAATCCTACCCAGCAAAACATCCTTAAACAGCTGTTCATCAATCTACTACGTCCAGGGGAATATGGGCTGCAGCCTCAACCCCACTACGGCATGCTCTTGGCGGGACGGGACACCCCCTACTGCCACGCTGTCTTACCTCAATACCGCTACCCTGACTTCCTCAACCAACACCTCCTCCACTTATTATTCAATGAGGGGCGAGATAGACGCAGTAGTCGTTCCAAAGAGGGGGTAGATTTACGCAGTTCCCGCTGCCACGGACAGATTAGCTGGAGCGTGCTTCCCCCAGAAACCGAAAGACAATTCCGCAATTTAGTGGAAAGTCTGTTGCCCACTCTCAACCAACAGGAACAACAAGCCTACAAGAGTGCCCTGGAACTAGAAGCCCTCCGTAAAATTCTATTGGTGCAGCCCTATGTGGGTAAGACTGTGTATGGCATAATTACAGCGGTGCACAAATATCGCTTCTTCGTGAGCTTAGAGGACTCCCTCGCTGAAGGACTAGTCCATGTCAGTTCCCTCAAGGATGACTGGTATGAATTCCAAACCCACCCCCATAACAAGCGAGGTAGAGCCTTGGTGGGGAAGCGATCGGGCAAACAGTATACTATCGGCGATCGGGTTGAGGTACTGGTGCGAGCAGTAGACTATTATCGCCAGCAGGTAGATTTAACCATCCCCCGCACTGGTACCATAGCTGATACAGCTGAGGCAGAGGAAGAGGACTACGATCCCGAAGAAATATTGGATGAGTAG
- a CDS encoding GUN4 domain-containing protein, protein MNNQDLLVEVSADAQPVPVSTAVIAQEIRKLTAIAQQAGQELEEIVFSTKFNEEGRLVLTPQGLSLKFRRPGAVVATPTVMSVAPHVQGVDKYDSLRSALARGDWQQANQETWNLLCQGLGKLPGTFISKEEIGQLPCELLQTIDRLWLDHSQGKFGFSVQQELWQK, encoded by the coding sequence ATGAACAACCAGGACCTGTTAGTGGAAGTTAGTGCCGATGCCCAGCCCGTCCCTGTATCCACTGCTGTCATTGCCCAAGAGATCCGAAAGCTGACTGCTATTGCCCAACAAGCGGGGCAGGAACTAGAGGAAATTGTGTTTAGCACCAAGTTTAATGAGGAGGGGCGCTTGGTACTGACTCCCCAGGGTCTAAGTTTGAAATTCCGACGTCCAGGGGCAGTAGTAGCAACACCAACGGTAATGAGTGTGGCTCCCCACGTCCAAGGGGTAGATAAATATGATTCTCTCCGATCGGCTTTAGCACGGGGCGACTGGCAACAGGCGAATCAGGAAACTTGGAACCTCTTGTGCCAGGGGTTGGGGAAACTGCCAGGAACGTTCATTAGCAAAGAGGAAATAGGACAACTGCCCTGCGAGCTACTGCAAACGATCGATCGGCTATGGCTAGACCACAGTCAGGGCAAATTCGGGTTTAGTGTGCAGCAGGAATTATGGCAAAAGTAA